In the genome of Entelurus aequoreus isolate RoL-2023_Sb linkage group LG08, RoL_Eaeq_v1.1, whole genome shotgun sequence, one region contains:
- the kmt5aa gene encoding N-lysine methyltransferase KMT5A-A, producing MNGEVVCGTNLLTIPCCTVSTPEVHHGNTVTAVPEDGECSPPRYRRNDIQRQDEGWRENGLDSKAESRCSPCWPDVCTSPLQRHSALTSRLRCPRQARGADRLLKAKKSAPKTGGGKNCRNQKITDFFPKRRSKRQSKTELKLEQKQLIDHLITSGIEEGMQMQYMEGKGRAVFAARRFRKGEYVVEYHGDLLGMTDAKKREAEYAQNPETGCYMYYFQHLCITYCVDATKETGRLGRLINHSKKGNCQTKVHDIQGVPHLILVASRDIEDGEELLYDYGDRSKASIAAHPWLKH from the exons GAAGTCGTATGCGGCACCAACCTCCTCACCATTCCATGCTGCACGGTGTCGACACCCGAGGTTCACCATGGCAACACCGTCACCGCCGTGCCGGAGGACGGAGAATGTTCTCCGCCGCGGTACCGGAGGAACGACATCCAGAGGCAGGATGAGG GCTGGAGAGAAAATGGCTTGGACTCCAAGGCAGAAAGCCGGTGCTCCCCCTGCTGGCCAGATGTATGTACTTCCCCTCTGCAGCGCCACTCTGCTCTGACAAGCCGCCTCCGCTGCCCCCGCCAGGCCAGGGGAGCTGACAGACTTCTCAAAGCCAAGAAGTCCGCGCCTAAAAC CGGCGGAGGGAAGAACTGCCGGAACCAAAAAATCACAGACTTCTTTCCAAAAAGACGGAGCAAACGGCAAAGTAAAACGGAACTGAAG CTTGAACAGAAGCAGCTAATAGATCACCTCATCACCAGCGGAATAGAGGAAGGAATGCAG ATGCAATACATGGAGGGAAAGGGCAGAGCCGTTTTCGCCGCACGCCGCTTCCGTAAAGGCGAGTACGTGGTGGAGTACCATGGCGACCTCCTGGGGATGACGGACGCCAAAAAGCGTGAGGCGGAATATGCCCAGAACCCAGAAACTGGCTGTTACATGTACTACTTCCAGCACCTCTGCATCACCTACTG CGTGGACGCCACCAAAGAGACGGGGCGTCTGGGCCGGCTGATCAACCACAGCAAGAAAGGGAACTGCCAGACCAAGGTGCACGACATCCAGGGCGTGCCGCACCTCATCCTGGTGGCGTCGCGGGACATCGAGGATGGCGAGGAGCTGCTGTACGACTACGGCGACCGCAGCAAGGCGTCCATCGCCGCCCACCCGTGGCTCAAACACTGA